Genomic segment of Brachyhypopomus gauderio isolate BG-103 chromosome 10, BGAUD_0.2, whole genome shotgun sequence:
tcacAAAAATCAGAACGAGAAGGATCACTCCATCCAGCATCTCAAGACTGCATCAAACCCTCAAGTTACATAATCCTGGTCCCACCCAATGGAGTAGCTGCTGAAAAGTCCTTTGAGGAATTCATAACAGATGGATGAGGTTTGACTTGCAGGGCCTCATTGGTTGAGCATTACAGTACGAGATTCAGGAGGAGCATCTTCTTGAGCATCTGGCATCAGTCTGATGTGCTCAAAGACTAGCATTGATCGGTACCTTAGGAATACAAGCGGTCATAATGGCTGTAGCCTTTACGTGCCCCCTCCTTGCCAGAGGGATGGCTGGAGGGCACATGAGAACCTCAAACCTGGGATTGGGCAGTCTGTCCTGGAGGGCGGTATGGGCCAGAGGACTGGCCTTTGAGCATATCCTGGGCATGTGGGCGTCCAGGAAACCAGTGCCTTTTTGGTACATCATCCCCATCAACGTCGTAGCCAGTGGAGGGGACACCAGAACCCCACCTCTGGGATTGTTCCCAAGGGCGGTAGGGGCCGGAGTGCTGGCCTTTGTGCATATCCTGGGAATGTGGGCGTCCAGGAAACCAGTGCCTTTTTCGTGCATCATCCCCATCAACGTCGTAGCCAGTGGAGGGGACACCAGAACCCCACCTCTGGGATTGTTCCCAAGGGCGGTAGGGGCCGGAGTGCTGGCCTTTGTGCATATCCTGGGAATGTGGGCGTCCAGGAAACCCGTGCCTTTTTCGTGCGTCATCCCCATCAACGTCGTAGCCAGTGGAGGGGACACCAGAACCCCACCTCTGGGATTGTTCCCAAGGGCGGTAGGGGCCGGAGTGCTGGCCTTTGTGCATATCCTGGGAATGTGGGCGTCCAGGAAACCCGTGCCTTTTTCGTGAATCATCCCCATCAACGTCGTAGCCAGTGGAGGGGACACCAGAACCCCACCTCTGGGATTGTTCCCAAGGGCGGTAGGGGCCGGAGTGCTGGCCTTTGTGCATATCCTGGGAATGTGGGCGTCCAGGAAACCAGTGCCTTTTTCGTGCATCATCCCCATCAACGTCATAGCCAGTGGAGGGGACACCAGAACCCCACATGTGGGATTGAGGAGACCATTGCCAGGGGCGGTAAGGGCCGGAGTGCTGGCCTTTGTGCATATCCTGGGAATGTGGGCGTCCAGGAAACCCGTGCCTTTTTTGTGCATCATCCCCATCAACGTCGTAGCCAGTGGAGGGGACACCAGAACCCCACATCTCAGATTGGGGGTTAGACGGCTGCCATTTGCTTGCTACCCAAGTAGGGGGCCACCTGTCGCTTTGTTGAGGATCCCTGGCTGGACCCACACCGAGGCTTTCACTAGCCAGAGAAGAGAGGCTCAATTTCGTCTGAGGTACAAAACCTGGGTCCGTCTTACTTAACGGCCTGCTGTGTAAAGGAAGGCCACGTTGTGGGCCCCGAGGATGATGGGATGGACCACGATAAGGGGGGCGTGTTGTCTGGCCTGAGGATGGAACCTTGTGGCTAGGACCAGACTGGACGGTTTCCTTTTGCACCCATGAACCAGTGTACGGCCTCTGGAAGCCTTGAGCTCTGGATACAGAGTCCAAGCCGACAGAAGAACCCTGGTGCAACTGCCCTTGTTTAAAAAGGCTACTGGACAACTCAGTGGTTTCTAGTGCAACACTAGGTTCAGAGCTCCATGCATCAACGGAAGAGGAAGCCAGCAGCTGGGTTTCAGATACAGCTCCAGGAAACTTCTGGTCACGATGGACAACAGACCGGTAAGGGCCTGCAGATTCACGTTCAATTAGAACCTCTGAGGAACCTTGTTGACTGCCAGAAGCCCAGTTTGACTGAACATCAACCTCACTGAATTTCACATCTTGGTCAGAGACCACAGAGCTAGTCTCCATGGCTACGACACTCGAACTAAAATCTTCCACCTCAGGCCGCCGATGAAGGTAGGGGGCTTTTACAGGCTGAGCCACAGAATCCCATGCTACTACACCATACCGATGAGGAGCAGTTTATTTTATTCCACATTTGGGAAGAGGGCCAGGGGTtgaatggaaacaaggaaaAAGTTACTTTTTTAAAAACTTTGAGCAAGCACAAAGCATCAATGTGCATAGTCTAATCTAACTTACCGTCTTGACCCGCTGCATCCTTCATCAGCAATACTGCACTGAGAAGTAACCAAAACCTAAAAGGCAAAAGAGCATTTACACACAATTAATCCACTGTCCAATTTAAACAAGTAAACACAACAAGTGACCCCTGCCACATGGATACCTTCTGTGCCTCCACATCATGGCTATAGATGGGATACTCCAGAACACAACTTCATACAGCCCTTCCTTTGCTCCTTAAGAACCACAGACCAACATATTTCTGCTGCGTACCTGCATTCCCTTTAAGTCTCTAATAATTTACCTGATAAGAATCACCTGTTCAAATTATTCTCTGCCATTTTCTGACCAATTATAGGAACCAATGAGTAAATAGTCAGAATGATTGGAACCAATGAATAAGTGACAGGACACTCAAAAGTAGTTGCTGATGTTAAAACATTATCAGTAATAAAGTTTAGTACCACAGGTTGCATTTATTGTAGATTTATTATTTACATGCAATTCCATTTgggggtttttggtttgttcaTTTGTATGATTATCACATGGGTGGAGTTGAGTGCAAATTTTACTTCCCTTtgtgtttttcatttgtttgtggAACTTTTAATTCAATTAAGTGTCCTTTCCTACCTTTATCATCCAAATGTTAGTAGTGATATTATGTTATACatttctatatatttttttctttttgcacaTCTTGATTAAATAGTTGGAAATAATTGTGGAACATATAATCATTTTTTGATATTTATCTGGGTTGACAGCAGCAGTAATGGAATGTGGCATCATGATATCATAGCCAGAGATccatgtaggtaccatgccaaGCCATGTTGGATCATTTACTTGGTGATATGTTAAGCCCTGCCATTCTAGACGCTTTGCCTGTTCATTGTTTTTATGAACGTGTTCATGGAACCCAAATGTGATGTCATAATGTGAACAGCTATGTAGTGTAGTTATTGTCAGGTATGAAACACACTTGTATTACTTTCACTTGGTCTATATTTTCTTTGTTGTTTTTGACTGTAGGGTAATTGACATTTACAAAGTATCTTGTTTTGACTGTATAAAACATTTAGGAGAAAGTGTAATAGTTTAACAATATTGGTTGTGGTATCGGGGCAACTTCATTTTTTTAGACATTGCATCACGTTGAATTAATCTAATCATTTATCAATTGCTGGAATGATTGATTCTATTATTAAGAACATCAATTAATTGATATGTTAAGTAGGATAGATAAATGTAGTGGGGTGGTATTTTGgttagcactgtgtgtgtgtgtgtgtaagatggtcTGTCCACAGTTGACTCCTGCCTTGTGTCTTGTCTGTATAGGCTTAATGACCCTGAATTGGGTAAACTTGTTTAGATGAATAAATATGATTAATTCAGTTCAATTAGCCCGGATAGTGCACACCCACTCACTGTACACTGCTTCCAGTGAAACTCCCCCAGATACAACAATCAAGTTGGTGCGGTAATGTCTCATCATTTAAGGGTGATGGAAAATGTCCAGCTGTTTGCAGACTGGTATGGGAATTGATTCAGTCACTGAAGTGATTTTAGTTGGGTGTTGTACTTTAATGTCTAGATTACACAGAACAGATTCCCCCATCAAATAATTTTAAGCTTGATTAATAACTGACCTGGAATTTAAATGCGATTTGAAAGTGTGGCATTACTTCACATTGGGCATCATGTTCAAATTTTGGCCTTTTTCTAATCAAGTTGTGCACACATGTGCATTTTCAAAATTCACAAAAAcctggtggatggaaaacccagtTATGATATCTGGTAACCATAAGTGGTTGGCCACTTCATCAGATCCAATTCCTAGGTACTGGGTGGGAGAAGATGGTGTAGATCCTGGAAATCCAGGACCAATTTAAATACATGATCTATACTTTCctaagcagacagacaggttcaTTTTGTACACATGAGCTGGGCCGGTTTAGAACGAGCATTTGTTCACACCAATATCCTTGCAGTTGTAAGGGCATCTAAACTGACCATTTTGAAAACACTAGCAGGTAAAAGGTTCACATATTGCACCCACAAAGACCCTTCAGTTCACCCCAAATGCCCACCCCATTAAAGAAGCCTGGTTCTGACCAGAGTGGCTGTGCGACATGGTATGTTACTGCCCATGCATTCACCACATTGCAAAACCAGGTGGTTGCCGAACCTTCACTTGGATGTTGTGCCTTTTCGACCAGTTTGAATGCAAATAGAACTGAATCAGAGACAGCAATActgtaatttgttttatttaaatcacAAAAATCAGAACGAGAAGGATCACTCCATCCAGCATCTCAAGACTGCATCAAACCCTCAAGTTACATAATCCTGGTCCCACCCAATGGAGTAGCTGCTGAAAAGTCCTTTGAGCAATTCATAACAGATGGATGAGGTTTGACTTGCAGGGCCTCATTGGTTGAGCATTACAGTACGAGATTCAGGAGGAGCATCTTCTTGAGCATCTGGCATCAGTCTGATGTGCTCAAAGACTAGCATTGATCGGTACCTTAGGAATACAAGCGGTCATAATGGCTGTAGCCTTTACGTGCCCCCTCCTTGCCAGAGGGATGGCTGGAGGGCACATGAGAACCTCAAACCTGGGATTGGGCAGTCTGTCCTGGAGGGCGGTATGGGCCAGAGGACTGGCCTTTGAGCATATCCTGGGCATGTGGGCGTCCAGGAAACCAGTGCCTTTTTGGTACATCATCCCCATCAACGTCGTAGCCAGTGGAGGGGACACCAGAACCCCACCTCTGGGATTGTTCCCAAGGGCGGTAGGGGCCGGAGTGCTGGCCTTTGTGCATATCCTGGGAATGTGGGCGTCCAGGAAACCAGTG
This window contains:
- the LOC143525614 gene encoding uncharacterized protein LOC143525614 isoform X1, with protein sequence MMWRHRRFWLLLSAVLLMKDAAGQDVAWDSVAQPVKAPYLHRRPEVEDFSSSVVAMETSSVVSDQDVKFSEVDVQSNWASGSQQGSSEVLIERESAGPYRSVVHRDQKFPGAVSETQLLASSSVDAWSSEPSVALETTELSSSLFKQGQLHQGSSVGLDSVSRAQGFQRPYTGSWVQKETVQSGPSHKVPSSGQTTRPPYRGPSHHPRGPQRGLPLHSRPLSKTDPGFVPQTKLSLSSLASESLGVGPARDPQQSDRWPPTWVASKWQPSNPQSEMWGSGVPSTGYDVDGDDAQKRHGFPGRPHSQDMHKGQHSGPYRPWQWSPQSHMWGSGVPSTGYDVDGDDARKRHWFPGRPHSQDMHKGQHSGPYRPWEQSQRWGSGVPSTGYDVDGDDSRKRHGFPGRPHSQDMHKGQHSGPYRPWEQSQRWGSGVPSTGYDVDGDDARKRHGFPGRPHSQDMHKGQHSGPYRPWEQSQRWGSGVPSTGYDVDGDDARKRHWFPGRPHSQDMHKGQHSGPYRPWEQSQRWGSGVPSTGYDVDGDDVPKRHWFPGRPHAQDMLKGQSSGPYRPPGQTAQSQV
- the LOC143525614 gene encoding uncharacterized protein LOC143525614 isoform X2, with protein sequence MGMMHKKGTGFLDAHIPRICTKASTPALTAPGNGLLNPTCGVLVSPPLAMTLMGMMHEKGTGFLDAHIPRICTKASTPAPTALGNNPRGGVLVSPPLATTLMGMIHEKGTGFLDAHIPRICTKASTPAPTALGNNPRGGVLVSPPLATTLMGMTHEKGTGFLDAHIPRICTKASTPAPTALGNNPRGGVLVSPPLATTLMGMMHEKGTGFLDAHIPRICTKASTPAPTALGNNPRGGVLVSPPLATTLMGMMYQKGTGFLDAHMPRICSKASPLAHTALQDRLPNPRFEVLMCPPAIPLARRGHVKATAIMTACIPKVPINASL